From a region of the Hippopotamus amphibius kiboko isolate mHipAmp2 chromosome 3, mHipAmp2.hap2, whole genome shotgun sequence genome:
- the SLC10A7 gene encoding sodium/bile acid cotransporter 7 isoform X9 — MRLLERMRKEWFMIGIVLAIAGAKLEPSIGVNGGPLKPEITVSYIAVATIFFNSGLSLNTEVADSRLHASPCVFCSDFNQGSWWK; from the exons ATGAGGCTGCTGGAGAGAATGAGGAAAGAATGGTTCATGATTGGAATAGTACTGGCGATCGCCGGAGCAAAACTGGAGCCGTCCATAGGGGTGAATGGGG gACCACTGAAGCCAGAAATAACTGTCTCCTACATTGCTGTCGCAACAATATTCTTTAACAGTGGACTGTCACTAAATACGGAG gttGCAGACAGTAGGTTGCATGCCTCCCCCTGTGTCTTCTGCAGTGATTTTAACCAAGGCAGTTGGTGGAAATGA
- the SLC10A7 gene encoding sodium/bile acid cotransporter 7 isoform X8 translates to MRLLERMRKEWFMIGIVLAIAGAKLEPSIGVNGGPLKPEITVSYIAVATIFFNSGLSLNTEELTSALVHIKLHLFIQIFTLAFFPAAIWLFLQLLSITPINEWLLKGLQTVGCMPPPVSSAVILTKAVGGNEVLSMLRAMSL, encoded by the exons ATGAGGCTGCTGGAGAGAATGAGGAAAGAATGGTTCATGATTGGAATAGTACTGGCGATCGCCGGAGCAAAACTGGAGCCGTCCATAGGGGTGAATGGGG gACCACTGAAGCCAGAAATAACTGTCTCCTACATTGCTGTCGCAACAATATTCTTTAACAGTGGACTGTCACTAAATACGGAG GAGCTGACAAGTGCTTTGGTGCATATAAAACTACATCTTTTTATTCAGATCTTTACACTTGCATTCTTCCCAGCAGCAATATGGCTTTTTCTTCAGCTTTTATCAATCACACCCATCAATGAATGGCTTTTAAAAGg gttGCAGACAGTAGGTTGCATGCCTCCCCCTGTGTCTTCTGCAGTGATTTTAACCAAGGCAGTTGGTGGAAATGAG